Below is a window of Tolypothrix bouteillei VB521301 DNA.
CGAATTTTGGTACCCGTTGCAAATCCAAGCACCCAAAGGGGTTTGGTACAATTAGCTGTGGCTATCGCAATGAATTCCCAGCAATCTGCTGTTGTTCATCCCCTGAGTTTGATTCAACTGCAAGAAGACTATGCTTTTGAAAGCACTCCTGTAGAAGCAGAAAAGTTAATTGCACAGCGTCGTCATCAAATAGAAGAATTGGTTGAACGTTTAGAACCTTCAACTTCACGTTCTTGCGTACATCCCATTGTCCGCGTATCAAATAATGTAGCTAGAGAAACAGCGCAAATTGCTTTACTCGAACAAGCCAATCTCATTTTAGTAGGATGGCATCGCCCAGCTTTTAGTAAGAATCGTTTGGGTGGACGAGTCGGTCAAATTCTTTTAACTGCACCCGTTGATGTAGCTGTATTTGTCGATCGTGGAGAAGAACGCCTCGAACGTTTGTTAGTACCTTACTCAGCAAATATTCATGATGATTTAGCACTAGTACTTGCATTAAGGTTGTTAGTTAATAGCGATACGCGACACTTACAGATTTTACAAGTTTTAGACAACCAGCAAATCAAAAACGAACTAAGCAATGAACTATGTCAAATGATGGAACAACTGCCTCATAGCGTGCGCGATCGCATTGACATCAAAGTGATTGAAGCTGTAGAGCCAATTCAAGCTGTGGTAGCTGCATCAGAAAGTGTTGACCTCACCATTGCAGGAACAAGCCGTGCTTGGGGAATCGAACGTCAAACTTTAGGAAGATATACAGATCAATTAGCCATTGAGTGTCGCTCATCGCTACTTATCACCCGTCGTTACAATCAAGTCACCTCTCACCTCGCTCCCATACTAGTAACAGAAATGACTGCTAATTTGTGAGCGATCGTCAGGTCATTCTCGTTATTCCTCAATCCAAAATCCTCCATGCACCATTTCAACTTAAAATCCTTAGTCTTCTATGGCACGGCAATAAGTTCCGTAGTGCTTTTGTTTAAAGTTGTGACAGCCTATGGCGAAAGCAATCTTAAGGCTCCTCCAACATTAAACAGTCGCTACCGTTTAGTACTTAACGATAATTTACAAGTCTGCAAACAGTCAGAGCCCATAGTATTAAATATTCAACAGTCAGGTATTTACTTGAATGGTTCTATGGAATCAGCAAACTTTAACACTAAAATGTCTGCGGCTAATAAAATCACCTCTTCTCTAACAGGCAAATTGGATCGCCAACAACTAAGCCTATCAGGAAAAGTTCCTAGGGCTATTCTTTGCCATACTGCTAGCGCTGTCACAGCACAAAGCCCTTCAGTAAGTTTAGTCAAAATTCAAGCTCAACTGACTCCCAAACAGGATTTAGCAGGAACCCTTAATATAGATGGCACTTCAGAGGGTATTAACTTAACAGCGGTACCTGAAAAAATCAGTGAAAAATCTGACCATTTAAATACCCATTAAGTACAAATTGATGCCATATTTAGATTGATTTACTACGACTAAGTGAACATGAGGAGCATTGAGCGTATGGGTAAGCACAGACGATTCTTCCACGATTGCAAGCATCTATTTGCAATTGGTTTGCTTGGCTCTTATGTTGCGATCGCTCCTCATACTGGTAGTAGTTATGCTCAGCAAATCGTGCGGTTGGAGGATTGGCGTTTTAATCCAGAAGCATTACAACTGGAAATAGCTCTCTCAGCTCCGTCTCAGCCACATCAATTCTACCTTGCCCAACCGCCTCGCATCGTTGTTGATTTGCCAGATACCAAACTCGGTAATGTTTCCACTCGACGAAATTATTCTGGCGCAATCCAGAGCATCCGTATTTCCCAATTAAATGCAGATGTAACTCGTATTGTCCTAGATTTAGCTCCAGGAACTCAGCTAGATCCAGCAAGAGTGCAATTACAACCTATTTCTCGAGAAGCCAATCGTTGGGTTTTACGCCCTGCAATTTCTAGTAATAATACTTACTTAGCTCCTTCATCTGACAATTTTCCACCAACAGCTATTAACCCACCATTCTCAGAAGACCTACCGCCCGGTATTTATCCTCCACAACCATCTGGTTACTTACCGTCCGGTATTTACCCTCCACGACCATCTGGTTATTCACAACAGGGTAATTATTCTCCACAACCAACCAACGATTTTCCACCCAATTTCTACGGTGCGCCATCATCTTCGAGTGCGGGATATACAAACTTACCAGCAACAACCAACTACTCTCCCCAAACACCGTTTGTCCAAGTTCCACCTTTAGCACCTAACAATCCTTATCTAGCACCAAATTCCGAGCTTTTGCCAGGGTTTTTTCCCAATCAACCTAATAATTACAAAAACACTCCACCTTCAAGAACACCAAATTTTCCAGTTCCCAGCATACCTAATAATTCTTACGGTGCTGATGCTCCTGAAGTCATTGATTTTGGTCAACCGTTTCCCAAAAGTCGGAATTAATGGTTAATGGCTAATTGCTAATTGCTAATCGCTAATTGTCGATTGAGTGGGTGGGGGGAAAAATTTCCTGGTATGGAATCAAATGCATTAAAGTTAAATGATTCGCATTGCCCACCCTACAAGCATTTTTATTCCATTAGCCGTTAGCTAATAGCTATTAGCCAATTAAAATCTTTCTGTTTCTAGAGTAGGTGCTGTAGCGCCTGGTTGATTGAGGAAAAAGTTTTTCGCATCATCATTCTCGTAGGTACAGCTAATATCAGGTTTATCACTGTTTAAGTCACCTGCATACGCGAAATGGTTTAGGCGATTCTTACACTCTCTCACCTGATCCCCTGTCACAAGCTTTCTTTGCTCTAAAATAGCCCAATTACTGGAACGCAGCACGCACCCAGGGCGCATACTGGGCTGACCAACATAGACTTTAAAGGGGTTGAGAGTTACAAATAGCCGGGTATCCATCACCATAGCGCTAGCTCCATACTGAACGCAAAGTTCGGGATTGGGTGCTTTGGTATCAATAAATTCCCTACTAGCTACGTTGTTTGGGGTAAATGTGGCTGTTGAGCTAAAAGCAATACCAATCCCAATGCCCAAAACAAACACCCCTGCCAAAATTGCTATGGTGGTGACATTAAATAAGGGAGATTGAAAAATAGAAGATTTGGGGGTTGTAGGTCTCGGAGGAGTCGCTGTTCTACCAGAAGATTTACGTCTCATAGTAACTTAATTAACTTTATGTTTTAGACAGTGGGGAGAGGTTGCCAGTTTGCTCCCTCTTTTAGTATGGCAAGTTGTGACGGTATATGCCCGTCTAGATATATATTGTTCCCTGTAAAGACACAATCAGCAAAGCTTTTGCAATACGAATGTGTTTTCTTACCGAATTTAGTGAATAGTATAAAAAATTGTAACTTATTCGCAGTCTAGTTTGTTTTCTCCCAAGCAAGATTGGCAAGATTTTGAACTGCAAATAGACACTGATGGACGAATATGTATTGTTAATATGTGCGTATTTTTTGTATCAATGTTGTAAACGCAATCGATTAAGCGGAACTACTACTTTCTCCTTTAATAATGGCTGATGCAATCAGGTGTGCTAATCGCAACGCTTCTGGAACTTTGCCACAATCGGTTAAGCGATGCAGTGCTGTAGCAATGACCTCTGGTTCCTCACCGCAAACTTGAAAGAAAAACGGTGGATATTCGTAGATAGTACCTGCAAGTCTCAGTAGTTCTTGCCGTTGCTGAAAATTTGGCAAGCGGCTCATGGCGTCTTCAACAGCAGTGAGATCGGGTACGCGGCGCATAACAGCAACACAAGGAAGTTGCAATCTCTGAGCTAATTCTGGAAGGTTAACCAGGTTAAATCCACCAAATCCAATTCCATCAAGTAATACAATATGCAACTGCGGTAAAAACTTACTACCAACCAAGAGTTTACAGATAGTCTCTGTTGCGTCTAAGCCATCTTGCTGTAGTTCTCCCCACACCATTCCCTCAAAACGAGTTCCCGCACAAACAACCCCTCCTATGTGGACTTTACCTCCTGTTCCACGTACAAAAGGACTATCGTCAAAACCGATTGCACGAATAGTACGGTTAAGTTTTAACAGAGATTCCAGTTTCATATGAAGGAGAGGATAAGCCGATCCATAAAGTTGTAAGGGGAGAAGGGAAGGAGAGATAGTTTTATGATTTCCCCTTGTCCCGGTGTCCCCTTAACCTTCGCTAGCTAGCTAACAGAGTTTTTTGTAAAGGCGTCCAGCGAAAAGCGCGATCGCCTCCTCTTTCGATGATGACTTTAACTCTTGGTTCTATGCTAGGTAAAGTTGCCAAGAACTCAACTTCTTGATCTGAAAGAATATTTCCTTCAATGATCCATAACACCAAACCTTTAGATTTTGGTGGAAGTTGTTCTAAGTGAGAGTTAACAATGGGTGGCACGTAGTATACATAACCTACTGCTGCACCACTACCCGTACTTTTTTTCCCAAGATGTGGAGGTCGAACACCGTGAACTCTCGTGAGATAGGCAGCTACATCTCCTAATCCCTTTGCAGACAAATTGAGGGCAACATAGCCTGCAGCACGCAGTCGCCGTCTGTACCGACCTTCAAAACCTCCTTCGAGAGGTACGTACACACCGAGAGCGCCATGCTTCTCTAAATCGCGGATTAAACCGCTGCCAGTGGTAATTAATGCCATAGATTATTCTTTATCCTATCCCACTTTGACATCTCTATTATCTGTCATTTGTCATTAGCAATTGACGATTGAGGATTGGTGATTCTCATCCTGTCCCCCTGTCCGCCTTGTCCCTCTACTCCCCAATCCCTCTTTTCATAAATTTGTAGACAAATATAAATCTGTACGCTATATTATTGGATCGTGACATTTAGTAGACTCAGGTTACTCTTCTACTGGCACTTCCATATGGTTTGGTCATCAAACATGGTGACAAATTTCCAAATAGGATAAACTGGTAAAGATTGGTCAAACAGCTGGTAAACTAGGTAAACTATGTTAGTGGATTATTGGTTGAAAAACCAAAAGTATCCCAGGTACATAGTAAGCTAAGTTCTTAGCGTGGGAAAAGACCGCAACAACCTTGAACAAGTGTTTGAGGTGAGCAGTGAAAAAAACTGAGCGGTAGTGTTTGTTTGTGGCATTGCATGAGTCTCAGTTTGTGGATACTGGGTAGACTGCTATCTAAGTCCTACTGCTGCAATGAAAGAGTGCCGAATCAACTGCTTCAATACAAAGCGTTGCTGCACGAAACGCAAAGCTCTCGTGCCTTGCATTCAATCCAGAAATGAGTTCTTCCGCTAAGGAAGACAATTCTGGCTGTGTGGTGAAAACAAACAGAATCGGATTCACCCAACAGTAGGGACAGTTGTGGAGACCCAAGGAAGTTGTAACTGTGACACCTAGCAGATTCGACTTCAGAGGTCAGCCCAAGAAAAGCTATCAATGCTGACTTGGGCTTATGTACAGATGTCTAAAATCCGATGTTAACGGAAAAAAGTTAAGAAAGGAGAGCCAGTAACTGTGTCTGTAGGTATTCTCGGCACCAAACTGGGCATGACCCAAATATTTGATGGTGATGGAGTAGCTATTCCTGTCACTGTTATCAAAGCGGGACCATGCACCGTTACCCAAGTCAAAACAAAGCAGACCGACGGTTACTCCGCCATCCAAGTGGGTTATGGCGAAGTAAAGCCAAAAGCACTGAATAAACCGCAGTTGGGACACCTTGCCAAGTCATCTGCCCCAGCGTTGCGTCATTTGCATGAGTATCGCATAGATAACTCGAGTGAGTATTCTTTAGGTCAAGAACTTAAAGCAGATATTTTTAGTGCAGGTCAAATAGTAGATGTAGTTGGTACAAGTATAGGTCGCGGTTTTGCTGGCAACCAAAAACGCAACAACTTTGGTCGAGGACCAATGTCTCACGGTTCTAAAAACCACAGACAACCTGGTTCGATTGGTGCTGGTACGACTCCCGGTCGTGTCTATCCTGGAAAACGGATGGCAGGACGGTTGGGTGGCGATCGAGTCACAATTCGCAAGCTTACTGTAGTACGAGTAGACTCAGAGCGTAACTTATTGCTGATCAAGGGAGCTGTTCCTGGTAAGCCCGGAGCTATTGTAAATATTCTTCCGGCAACCATAGTTGGTAAAAAATCATAAGTCATTGGTCGTTAGTCATCAGTCATGAGTTATAAGTCACGATGCGCGGACGAAGAACAAAGGACGAAGGACAAAAGACAAAGGATATAAGGACAAAAAATGTTTGAGTGTGCAGTCAAAAATTGGCAAGGAGACCAAGTCGGACAAACAACGTTCGATTTGAAAGTAGCCAAGGAAAAAACGGCGTCTCACATCGTGCATAGAGCTTTGGTGAGACAAATGACTAATGCTCGCCAAGGAACAGCTAGTACAAAAACTCGTTCGGAAGTTCGAGGAGGCGGTCGCAAACCTTGGCGGCAAAAAGGAACCGGTCGGGCTCGTGCTGGATCTATCCGTTCGCCATTATGGCGCGGTGGTGGTGTCATCTTTGGACCGAAACCCAGAGATTTTGAAATCAAAATGAACCGCAAAGAACGGCAATTGGCACTGAGAACAGCATTTGCTAGCCGGATCGATGATTTGATTGTGGTAGAAGAATTTAGCGATCAAATCCAACGTCCCAAAACAAAAGAGTTGGTAAGTGCGATCGCCCGTTGGGGTGCTGCTCCAGAAAGCAAGACTCTGTTAGTCTTATCGGAACAAGTAGAAAACGTATACTTGTCAGCCCGTAACGTAGAAAATCTCAAACTCATTAGTGCAGATCAACTCAACGTTTACGATTTGCTTCATGCTGACAAAATTGTTGTGACAGCGCAAGCTTTAGGAAAGATTCAGGAGGTCTACGGTGGGTAAAATACCTCAGGAGTTTGACATCCGTAAGCTTCCAGATCTTATACGTCGCCCAATTTTGACTGAAAAGGCGACTATCTTAATGGAGCAAAATAAATACACTTTTGAAGTGACTCCAAAAGCAACCAAACCAGAAATTAAAGCGGCTATTGAAAACTTATTTGACGTCAAAGTTGAAGCAGTCAATACCGCATTACCACCACGGAAGAAAAAGCGTGTTGGTAAATTTATAGGTTTCAAACCCCAATACAAGCGAGCCATTGTTACTGTCGCAGCTGGGGATGTAGAGAAGATCAGACAAGTTTTATTCCCAGAGGTTTAAGAAGATGGGTACTCGTTCTTTTCGCCCTTATACCCCCAGCACTCGCCAAGTTACAATTTCTGATTTTTCAGAAATTACAAAAAGCGAACCAGAAAAATCTTTAACTAGATCGATCCATCGTGCAAAAGGTCGGAACAATCAAGGACGTATCACCACCCGTCATCGAGGTGGCGGACACAAACGTCTTTACCGCATTATTGATTTTAAGCGGGATAAGCGTGATATTCCAGCTAAAGTGATTGCTATTGAATACGACCCCAACCGCAATGCGCGGATTGCACTATTGCAATATGAAGATGGCGAAAAGCGTTATATTCTACAGCCCAATGGAGTTGGTGTAGGTAGAACAATTATTGCCGGATCGACTGCGCCTATTGAAGATGGTAATGCTTTACCCCTATCTAACATTCCGTTGGGTACTAGCGTCCACAACGTAGAGTTAAAGCCAGGGAAAGGCGGTCAAATTGTTCGCGCTGCAGGTGCTACAGCTCAAGTCGTTGCAAAAGAAGGGAATTACGTCACACTCAAGTTACCTTCCACTGAAGTCCGCATGGTACGCAAGGAATGCTATGCCACTATCGGACAAGTTGGTAACCTCGACGCCAGAAACCTCAGTGCGGGTAAAGCTGGTAGAGTTCGCTGGAAAGGTCGCCGTCCTCAAGTCAGAGGTAGCGTGATGAACCCAGTCGATCACCCCCACGGTGGTGGTGAAGGTAGAGCGCCTATTGGTAGATCGGGTCCTG
It encodes the following:
- a CDS encoding AMIN domain-containing protein, with amino-acid sequence MGKHRRFFHDCKHLFAIGLLGSYVAIAPHTGSSYAQQIVRLEDWRFNPEALQLEIALSAPSQPHQFYLAQPPRIVVDLPDTKLGNVSTRRNYSGAIQSIRISQLNADVTRIVLDLAPGTQLDPARVQLQPISREANRWVLRPAISSNNTYLAPSSDNFPPTAINPPFSEDLPPGIYPPQPSGYLPSGIYPPRPSGYSQQGNYSPQPTNDFPPNFYGAPSSSSAGYTNLPATTNYSPQTPFVQVPPLAPNNPYLAPNSELLPGFFPNQPNNYKNTPPSRTPNFPVPSIPNNSYGADAPEVIDFGQPFPKSRN
- a CDS encoding DUF3172 domain-containing protein encodes the protein MRRKSSGRTATPPRPTTPKSSIFQSPLFNVTTIAILAGVFVLGIGIGIAFSSTATFTPNNVASREFIDTKAPNPELCVQYGASAMVMDTRLFVTLNPFKVYVGQPSMRPGCVLRSSNWAILEQRKLVTGDQVRECKNRLNHFAYAGDLNSDKPDISCTYENDDAKNFFLNQPGATAPTLETERF
- a CDS encoding DUF99 family protein, translating into MKLESLLKLNRTIRAIGFDDSPFVRGTGGKVHIGGVVCAGTRFEGMVWGELQQDGLDATETICKLLVGSKFLPQLHIVLLDGIGFGGFNLVNLPELAQRLQLPCVAVMRRVPDLTAVEDAMSRLPNFQQRQELLRLAGTIYEYPPFFFQVCGEEPEVIATALHRLTDCGKVPEALRLAHLIASAIIKGESSSSA
- a CDS encoding NAD(P)H-quinone oxidoreductase subunit N, producing MALITTGSGLIRDLEKHGALGVYVPLEGGFEGRYRRRLRAAGYVALNLSAKGLGDVAAYLTRVHGVRPPHLGKKSTGSGAAVGYVYYVPPIVNSHLEQLPPKSKGLVLWIIEGNILSDQEVEFLATLPSIEPRVKVIIERGGDRAFRWTPLQKTLLAS
- the rplC gene encoding 50S ribosomal protein L3 — translated: MSVGILGTKLGMTQIFDGDGVAIPVTVIKAGPCTVTQVKTKQTDGYSAIQVGYGEVKPKALNKPQLGHLAKSSAPALRHLHEYRIDNSSEYSLGQELKADIFSAGQIVDVVGTSIGRGFAGNQKRNNFGRGPMSHGSKNHRQPGSIGAGTTPGRVYPGKRMAGRLGGDRVTIRKLTVVRVDSERNLLLIKGAVPGKPGAIVNILPATIVGKKS
- the rplD gene encoding 50S ribosomal protein L4; the protein is MFECAVKNWQGDQVGQTTFDLKVAKEKTASHIVHRALVRQMTNARQGTASTKTRSEVRGGGRKPWRQKGTGRARAGSIRSPLWRGGGVIFGPKPRDFEIKMNRKERQLALRTAFASRIDDLIVVEEFSDQIQRPKTKELVSAIARWGAAPESKTLLVLSEQVENVYLSARNVENLKLISADQLNVYDLLHADKIVVTAQALGKIQEVYGG
- a CDS encoding 50S ribosomal protein L23; its protein translation is MGKIPQEFDIRKLPDLIRRPILTEKATILMEQNKYTFEVTPKATKPEIKAAIENLFDVKVEAVNTALPPRKKKRVGKFIGFKPQYKRAIVTVAAGDVEKIRQVLFPEV
- the rplB gene encoding 50S ribosomal protein L2, which gives rise to MGTRSFRPYTPSTRQVTISDFSEITKSEPEKSLTRSIHRAKGRNNQGRITTRHRGGGHKRLYRIIDFKRDKRDIPAKVIAIEYDPNRNARIALLQYEDGEKRYILQPNGVGVGRTIIAGSTAPIEDGNALPLSNIPLGTSVHNVELKPGKGGQIVRAAGATAQVVAKEGNYVTLKLPSTEVRMVRKECYATIGQVGNLDARNLSAGKAGRVRWKGRRPQVRGSVMNPVDHPHGGGEGRAPIGRSGPVTPWGKPALGLKTRKPKKASSKLIVRRRRKSSKRGRGGRES